A genomic stretch from Pontivivens ytuae includes:
- a CDS encoding RluA family pseudouridine synthase: MDRPVNIKPPPLIDYAPPKGPVEVVHADEALLVVVKPTGLLSVPGKDWPDCLEARLRAEYPEALTVHRLDMDTSGLMVFARTPATQRHLGLQFERRQVAKTYLARVEGCVAGQAGFVALPLIADWPNRPLQKVCWTHGKPAHTDWRVLERGADTLLELRPRTGRSHQLRVHCREMGHPILGDRFYGGPPAARLMLHAAELRLRHPEGGRWMRFASPAPFA; encoded by the coding sequence ATGGACCGCCCCGTCAACATCAAACCGCCGCCGCTGATCGACTATGCGCCGCCCAAGGGGCCGGTGGAGGTGGTGCACGCCGATGAGGCGTTGTTGGTGGTGGTCAAGCCCACCGGCCTGCTGAGCGTGCCCGGCAAGGACTGGCCCGACTGCCTGGAAGCGCGGCTGCGCGCCGAATACCCGGAGGCGTTGACCGTCCATCGGCTCGACATGGACACGTCGGGCCTGATGGTTTTCGCCCGGACGCCTGCCACGCAGCGCCATCTCGGCCTGCAGTTCGAGCGGCGGCAGGTGGCGAAGACGTATCTCGCCCGGGTCGAAGGTTGCGTGGCCGGGCAGGCCGGTTTCGTGGCACTGCCGCTCATCGCCGACTGGCCCAACCGGCCGCTGCAGAAGGTCTGCTGGACCCACGGCAAGCCCGCCCATACCGACTGGCGCGTGCTGGAGCGGGGGGCGGACACGCTGCTGGAGCTTCGCCCCCGAACTGGACGCAGTCACCAGCTTCGTGTCCATTGCCGCGAGATGGGGCATCCGATCCTCGGCGACCGCTTCTATGGCGGGCCGCCTGCCGCGCGGCTCATGCTCCACGCGGCCGAACTGCGGCTGCGGCATCCGGAGGGCGGGCGCTGGATGCGGTTCGCGTCGCCAGCGCCCTTTGCCTGA
- a CDS encoding YqaE/Pmp3 family membrane protein, with protein sequence MDLIRIILSILLPPLGVFLQVGIGLQFWINILLTILGYIPGIVHAVWIIARR encoded by the coding sequence ATGGACCTCATCCGCATCATCCTCTCCATCCTGCTGCCGCCCCTCGGCGTGTTCCTCCAAGTGGGCATCGGGTTGCAGTTCTGGATCAACATTCTGCTGACGATCCTCGGCTACATCCCCGGTATCGTGCACGCCGTCTGGATCATCGCGCGCCGATGA
- a CDS encoding DUF4112 domain-containing protein yields the protein MTEVADSARRLKRVEALADLLDTRFRIPGTRIPIGADGILSIVPVVGDTVAGAMSAWLIWEAYRMGARKRTLARMLGNAGVDYVVGSIPVIGTIFDIAFKANSRNLALLKRELAQMEPEGTRRI from the coding sequence ATGACGGAGGTGGCCGACAGCGCCCGGCGGCTGAAGCGGGTCGAGGCGCTGGCCGACCTGCTCGACACCCGCTTTCGCATCCCGGGCACGCGCATTCCGATCGGTGCCGACGGGATCCTCTCCATCGTGCCGGTGGTTGGCGACACGGTGGCGGGCGCGATGTCCGCCTGGCTGATCTGGGAGGCCTACCGCATGGGCGCGCGCAAGCGCACGCTCGCCCGGATGCTCGGCAATGCGGGCGTCGACTACGTGGTGGGGTCGATTCCCGTGATCGGCACCATCTTCGACATCGCCTTCAAGGCCAACAGCCGCAATCTGGCACTGCTCAAGCGGGAACTCGCGCAAATGGAGCCCGAGGGCACCCGGCGGATTTGA
- a CDS encoding CAP domain-containing protein — protein MSIADDLERQMLDLVNEERTSRGLDPLELEQNLNEASEDHSAWMLDANVFSHTGTAGSSAGERMEDAGFDFSGSYAWAENIAYRSVSNPDQYDETVVLLHEALMDSPGHRANILNPDLDYLGVGIEVGEFNGFEAMMVTQNFALTAGEVELDTGTPAPAEEMPVAEAPAPVEQPAPIVPPVMPEVEETPEPVAGPVETPEAPEPVEAPEMPAFEETPAPEETPEPVTAEDETPEPVETPEPTMPEPVETPEPIEAPEETPAPIAMDDETPNAPVEEETPTPVAMDDETPAEEDEPTPVAMDDTPEAPVEEETPVDPVMEDKPIAFDWVCGREDEFAFDLPDVFWAAARLFMTYVEETGFGEDLRDGDDLLGASDSLDDFVDTGVRAADGGRDTCDDLALVSIFDMG, from the coding sequence ATGTCCATTGCCGACGATCTCGAACGCCAGATGCTCGACCTCGTGAACGAGGAGCGCACCTCCCGCGGGCTCGACCCGCTGGAGCTGGAGCAGAACCTCAACGAAGCGAGCGAGGACCACAGCGCCTGGATGCTCGACGCGAACGTGTTCTCCCACACCGGCACCGCCGGCTCCAGCGCCGGGGAGCGGATGGAGGATGCGGGCTTCGACTTCTCCGGCTCCTATGCCTGGGCCGAGAACATCGCCTATCGCTCCGTCAGCAACCCGGACCAGTATGACGAGACGGTCGTGCTGCTCCACGAGGCGCTGATGGACAGCCCCGGCCACCGGGCCAACATCCTCAATCCCGACCTCGACTATCTGGGCGTCGGCATCGAGGTGGGCGAGTTCAACGGGTTCGAGGCCATGATGGTGACCCAGAACTTCGCCCTGACCGCCGGTGAGGTCGAGCTCGACACAGGCACGCCCGCCCCGGCCGAGGAGATGCCGGTCGCCGAGGCGCCCGCACCGGTGGAGCAGCCCGCGCCGATCGTGCCGCCCGTGATGCCGGAGGTCGAGGAGACGCCTGAGCCTGTCGCGGGCCCGGTCGAGACGCCCGAGGCTCCCGAGCCGGTCGAGGCGCCCGAGATGCCCGCGTTCGAGGAGACCCCGGCGCCCGAAGAGACGCCCGAGCCCGTGACGGCCGAGGACGAGACCCCGGAACCGGTGGAGACCCCGGAGCCCACGATGCCCGAACCGGTCGAGACGCCGGAGCCGATCGAGGCGCCGGAGGAGACGCCCGCGCCGATCGCGATGGACGACGAGACACCGAACGCGCCGGTGGAGGAGGAGACCCCGACCCCCGTCGCGATGGATGACGAGACGCCCGCCGAGGAGGACGAGCCGACTCCGGTGGCCATGGACGACACGCCGGAGGCTCCGGTGGAGGAAGAGACGCCCGTAGATCCCGTGATGGAGGACAAGCCCATCGCCTTCGACTGGGTCTGCGGCCGCGAGGACGAGTTCGCCTTCGACCTGCCCGATGTGTTCTGGGCCGCGGCGCGTCTCTTCATGACCTATGTGGAGGAGACCGGCTTCGGCGAGGATCTTCGGGACGGAGACGACCTTCTCGGCGCCTCCGACAGCCTTGACGATTTCGTGGACACCGGTGTCCGGGCAGCCGATGGGGGGAGAGACACGTGCGACGACCTCGCACTGGTCTCGATCTTCGATATGGGGTGA